The Pedobacter mucosus genome window below encodes:
- a CDS encoding SusC/RagA family TonB-linked outer membrane protein: MKKNHIHFAMIKVLLLLMMITNIAVAQQISITGKISDSKGISLPSVSIQIKDTKIGTSADMDGRYSIKANKGQVLVFKFIGYNSKEVVIGDQTTINVTLVEDNSQLDEVVVIGYGTQKRGNVSGAQSTFKADKLNERAVTRVDQALVGQLAGVSVKQTSGVPGKAFSVNVRGSGSISAGNEPLYVIDGFPLSVAPIGTSGNFSAGNPLDNINPNDIEDIQVLKDAAAAAIYGSRASNGVVLITTKKGKSGKATINYSAYYGYNAASKYLPFLNGEEWIDRATEMINAAYVLRYGAAGATANDDVTKRQALNGGAFSAAYMLDPRWAIPGHPGLRYVDWQKEIEQKGAMQNQAISASGGNEFVNYFISGNYANQEGFVKGLDYRAYSARANVEVNVSKKIKMGLNIAPTYSISNDPGVEGKDNIFHQTIGFTPLQEESAGLYPNVYTNGQYTWGNSPNSPIARLESKIGETKKYRTLGSIYGEYKIIEGLTLRTSVNLDNSDNASRSYTPYTISGTLASRTFNAATNANLTANTSGGYSTYKRQTFVNENTLTYNKTFNKVHSLNVLVGQSYNVDRLDQSTLSSVGGYTNSIIQTLNAAANVSGNTTGTKSVLVSYFTRVQYGYRDKYLLSASIREDGSSRFGANTKYGIFPSGSVAWRVTQEDFMKNVSVISDLKLRVSYGVNGNNSIGDYGSISQIGQSGYVLGATQILASGQTPSNLANDDIKWEKSQTYDIGVDFGILKNRITGSFDYYNKLNTDLLLNVPVLQSTGFSSQLRNAGSVRNIGQELEITSRNLIGKFQWTTSINISHNANKVVSLFGNQQQIIVPNPFVVSDAIIRVGEPLYSTYVVRQIGILTQADINNKVATYGTGETVGDPKYQDLNGDGIITEADKQIVGHPNPNYTWGVTNTFRYKGFDLNVLVQGQNGGTIYSLLGRAINRNGQGFTDNAPQFYVNRWRSPSDPGDGTVSKAYSTFGFVANTNWLYSSDYVRVRNITLGYDLKSIVKAKFLGVARIYVTAENFFGHDKYYGGFNPEAQNTAISSDNNYPEPGDYGGLPLAKSLIFGLNVSF; the protein is encoded by the coding sequence ATGAAAAAAAATCATATTCATTTCGCGATGATAAAGGTGCTGCTGTTATTGATGATGATCACTAATATTGCCGTCGCACAGCAAATAAGCATTACTGGGAAAATAAGCGATAGCAAAGGCATTTCCTTGCCTTCCGTATCAATACAAATTAAAGACACTAAAATTGGCACAAGTGCTGATATGGATGGCCGCTATAGCATCAAGGCTAATAAGGGACAAGTTTTGGTATTCAAATTTATCGGCTACAACTCCAAAGAAGTTGTTATCGGCGATCAAACCACGATTAATGTTACGCTGGTAGAAGACAATTCTCAACTGGATGAAGTTGTGGTTATTGGTTATGGAACACAGAAACGAGGAAATGTTTCTGGTGCACAATCTACGTTTAAGGCTGATAAACTTAATGAACGAGCAGTTACCCGAGTAGATCAGGCACTTGTTGGTCAGCTTGCAGGGGTTAGTGTAAAGCAAACCAGTGGGGTTCCAGGTAAAGCATTTAGTGTAAATGTTCGTGGGAGTGGATCAATCAGTGCCGGAAATGAGCCATTATATGTTATCGATGGCTTTCCACTTTCAGTTGCACCAATTGGGACAAGTGGTAATTTTAGTGCTGGTAATCCTCTGGATAACATCAACCCAAACGATATTGAAGATATTCAGGTTTTAAAAGATGCAGCCGCGGCTGCAATTTATGGCTCAAGAGCATCAAATGGTGTGGTTTTAATTACAACCAAAAAAGGTAAATCGGGCAAAGCCACCATTAATTATAGTGCTTATTACGGCTACAATGCAGCTAGTAAATATCTGCCTTTTTTAAATGGAGAAGAATGGATTGATCGTGCTACAGAAATGATAAATGCAGCATACGTTTTAAGGTATGGTGCCGCTGGCGCTACTGCAAATGATGATGTAACCAAGCGCCAAGCATTAAACGGGGGCGCATTTAGTGCTGCTTATATGTTAGATCCGCGTTGGGCAATACCTGGCCACCCTGGTTTACGATATGTAGATTGGCAGAAAGAGATTGAGCAAAAAGGTGCGATGCAAAATCAAGCCATTAGCGCTAGCGGAGGTAATGAATTTGTAAATTATTTTATATCAGGAAATTATGCTAATCAAGAAGGTTTCGTAAAAGGTTTAGATTATAGAGCTTACTCTGCAAGGGCAAATGTTGAAGTAAATGTTTCGAAAAAGATAAAAATGGGTTTAAATATTGCACCAACTTATTCCATTTCTAATGATCCAGGGGTTGAAGGAAAGGACAATATTTTTCATCAAACCATTGGTTTTACTCCATTACAAGAAGAAAGTGCTGGCTTATATCCTAATGTTTATACTAACGGACAATATACATGGGGAAACTCGCCAAATAGTCCTATAGCCAGGTTAGAAAGTAAAATCGGTGAAACTAAAAAGTACCGTACTTTAGGTTCTATTTATGGTGAATACAAAATTATAGAAGGTTTAACGTTAAGAACATCTGTTAATCTTGATAATTCTGATAACGCTTCTAGGTCTTATACACCTTATACAATTTCAGGAACTTTAGCTTCACGAACATTCAATGCGGCTACCAATGCAAATTTAACAGCAAATACATCTGGTGGATATAGCACCTATAAAAGGCAAACATTTGTAAATGAAAATACCTTAACTTATAATAAAACATTTAATAAAGTACATAGCTTAAATGTTTTAGTGGGCCAATCTTATAATGTAGATCGTTTAGATCAATCAACGTTATCATCAGTTGGAGGTTATACAAACAGTATTATTCAAACTTTAAATGCTGCTGCCAATGTAAGCGGTAACACTACAGGTACAAAAAGTGTGTTGGTATCTTACTTTACAAGGGTTCAATATGGTTACAGAGATAAATACCTTTTATCAGCAAGTATAAGAGAAGATGGCTCATCTAGATTTGGAGCGAATACTAAATACGGTATCTTCCCTTCAGGATCTGTAGCTTGGAGAGTTACACAAGAAGATTTTATGAAAAATGTTAGTGTAATCAGCGACCTTAAATTACGTGTGAGTTATGGTGTAAATGGAAATAATAGTATAGGTGATTATGGTAGTATTTCTCAAATTGGGCAAAGCGGTTATGTGCTTGGTGCTACTCAAATTTTAGCAAGCGGACAAACACCGAGTAATTTAGCCAACGATGATATTAAATGGGAAAAATCTCAAACTTACGATATCGGTGTAGATTTTGGAATCCTTAAAAATCGCATTACAGGGTCTTTTGACTATTACAATAAGTTAAATACAGATTTATTGCTTAATGTTCCGGTGTTACAATCCACTGGCTTTAGCAGTCAATTACGTAATGCAGGTTCAGTTCGGAATATTGGTCAGGAGTTAGAAATTACGAGTCGGAATTTGATTGGTAAATTTCAATGGACTACCTCTATAAACATTAGTCACAATGCTAATAAAGTAGTTTCACTTTTCGGTAACCAGCAACAAATTATTGTTCCAAATCCTTTTGTGGTTTCTGACGCAATTATCCGCGTTGGCGAACCATTATACAGTACTTATGTGGTAAGGCAAATAGGAATTTTAACGCAAGCTGATATTAACAATAAAGTTGCTACATATGGAACTGGTGAAACTGTTGGCGATCCAAAATATCAGGATTTAAATGGTGATGGGATTATTACAGAAGCTGATAAGCAAATTGTCGGTCATCCAAACCCAAATTATACCTGGGGAGTTACCAATACATTTAGGTATAAAGGGTTCGATTTAAATGTTTTAGTTCAAGGCCAAAACGGAGGTACCATTTATTCTTTATTGGGAAGAGCAATTAACCGTAACGGCCAAGGTTTTACTGATAATGCGCCACAATTCTATGTTAACCGTTGGAGATCGCCAAGTGATCCTGGAGATGGAACAGTAAGTAAAGCTTATTCTACTTTTGGTTTTGTTGCCAATACCAATTGGTTATATTCATCTGATTACGTTAGGGTTAGAAATATTACTTTAGGTTATGACCTTAAAAGCATTGTCAAAGCTAAATTTTTAGGCGTGGCTAGAATTTATGTTACTGCAGAAAACTTTTTCGGGCACGATAAATATTATGGAGGATTTAATCCGGAGGCTCAAAATACAGCTATAAGTTCTGACAATAACTATCCAGAACCTGGAGATTATGGTGGATTGCCTTTAGCAAAATCATTAATATTCGGATTAAATGTTAGTTTTTAA
- a CDS encoding type III polyketide synthase: MSVKIKAVSKALPEFSRTTAEIIPFLDAWLIDQDDRFIRKVKKIFENAAVDQRYSFMSPDEVFSDLSFEERNDIYIREGIKLGSECLKSALEKASWKPEDLDYIITVSCTGIMIPSLDAYLINALKLRQDIVRLPVTEMGCAAGVSGMIYAKNFLKANPGKRAAVIAVESPTATLQIQDFSMANIVSAAIFGDGAACVLLSSNEGDEGPEILAEEMYHFYDAEEMMGFRLTNTGLQMVLDVEVPETIAEHFPQIIHPFLAKSNLEIKDIDHLIFHPGGKKIIQVVESLFGELGKNINDTKEVLRLYGNMSSATVLFVLERFLDSKPKPGDYGLMLSFGPGFSAQRILLKW; the protein is encoded by the coding sequence ATGAGCGTAAAAATTAAAGCTGTAAGTAAAGCCTTACCAGAATTTTCTAGAACAACAGCAGAAATAATTCCATTTTTAGATGCTTGGCTAATTGATCAAGATGATCGGTTTATCAGAAAGGTAAAAAAAATCTTCGAAAATGCGGCAGTCGATCAACGGTATAGTTTTATGTCGCCCGACGAAGTTTTTAGTGATTTAAGTTTTGAAGAACGCAATGATATTTACATCCGTGAAGGAATAAAACTAGGTAGCGAGTGTTTAAAATCAGCTTTAGAAAAAGCAAGTTGGAAACCTGAAGATTTAGATTATATAATCACAGTGAGTTGTACTGGAATCATGATTCCATCGCTTGATGCTTATTTAATTAATGCGTTAAAACTCCGCCAAGATATAGTTCGGTTGCCTGTTACAGAAATGGGATGTGCTGCAGGCGTATCTGGAATGATTTATGCAAAGAATTTTTTAAAAGCAAATCCTGGTAAAAGAGCTGCCGTTATAGCGGTAGAATCGCCAACGGCAACCTTACAAATCCAAGATTTTTCCATGGCAAATATTGTAAGTGCGGCCATTTTTGGTGATGGTGCGGCCTGTGTTTTATTAAGTTCTAACGAGGGAGATGAAGGACCAGAAATTTTAGCTGAGGAAATGTACCACTTCTATGATGCAGAAGAAATGATGGGTTTTAGGCTTACTAATACTGGCTTGCAAATGGTTTTAGATGTTGAAGTACCTGAAACTATTGCTGAACATTTCCCTCAAATTATTCATCCATTTTTGGCCAAAAGCAATTTGGAAATCAAAGATATTGATCACCTTATTTTTCATCCAGGCGGAAAGAAAATTATTCAAGTGGTTGAATCACTTTTCGGAGAACTTGGGAAAAACATAAACGATACCAAAGAAGTATTGCGATTATATGGCAATATGAGTAGCGCAACCGTGTTATTTGTGTTAGAACGATTTTTGGATAGCAAACCAAAACCAGGTGACTATGGTTTAATGCTTAGCTTCGGTCCAGGATTTTCGGCACAAAGAATATTACTTAAATGGTAG
- a CDS encoding 3-hydroxyacyl-ACP dehydratase FabZ family protein has translation MTSAEILKHLPYGKPFLFVDELLSVSETGAKGSFTFDENLDFYKGHFKDNPVTPAVILIETMAQIGLVCLGIYLTNIENQKQDSSVAMTSSAVDFLKPVFPGEKVTVTSEKIYFRFNKLSCNVKMENSKNETVCIGKIEGMLFKKP, from the coding sequence ATGACATCAGCAGAAATACTAAAACATTTACCCTATGGAAAACCATTTTTATTTGTCGATGAGCTGTTAAGTGTATCCGAAACTGGAGCAAAGGGAAGTTTTACTTTTGATGAAAATCTAGATTTCTACAAAGGTCATTTTAAAGATAACCCGGTTACACCAGCGGTTATTTTAATTGAAACAATGGCGCAAATCGGTTTGGTTTGCCTTGGTATTTATTTAACAAATATTGAGAATCAAAAACAAGACTCATCCGTAGCCATGACATCAAGTGCGGTAGATTTTTTAAAGCCGGTTTTCCCAGGAGAAAAAGTAACAGTTACCAGCGAGAAAATATATTTCCGCTTCAATAAACTCAGCTGCAATGTTAAGATGGAAAATAGCAAGAATGAAACGGTTTGTATTGGAAAAATTGAAGGTATGTTATTTAAAAAACCATAA
- a CDS encoding NAD(P)/FAD-dependent oxidoreductase — MQFESEILIIGGGLAGLTAALHLEKAGFNVILIEKIAYPHHKVCGEYVSNEVLPYLDWLGIHIEKLDPSHIKNLEITTASGKSIKGILPLGGFGISRYKLDDFLYQQALKKNIKVVFDTVTDVKFQADTFSINTSSGTIYKAKQVLGAHGKRSTLDQKMERNFMSYKSPFLAVKAHYVGDFPDDLVALHNFNGGYCGVSKVEDDKINICYLAGYETFKKHKNIDEYQKAVLYKNKHLEHIFESCDMIFEQPLTISQLFFGQKTAVENHVLMIGDTAGLIHPLCGNGMAMAIHSAKKASEILVDYFIGNIASQQQLEKKYTAVWNKQFKSRLKMGEVLAAILQREKLTNLLLNGLVKMPSLLNQIIKRTHGKQIAAQILNENRHRI, encoded by the coding sequence ATGCAATTTGAATCAGAAATTTTAATTATTGGTGGTGGTTTAGCAGGTTTAACAGCTGCTTTACATCTTGAAAAAGCTGGATTTAATGTTATTTTAATCGAGAAAATAGCCTATCCTCATCATAAAGTTTGTGGGGAATATGTTTCAAATGAAGTACTTCCCTATCTTGATTGGCTTGGCATTCACATAGAAAAACTCGATCCATCGCACATTAAAAATTTAGAAATAACAACGGCTTCAGGTAAAAGCATCAAAGGTATTTTGCCTTTAGGAGGATTTGGCATCAGCAGATATAAATTGGATGACTTTTTATATCAGCAAGCACTAAAGAAAAATATAAAAGTGGTTTTCGATACCGTGACCGATGTCAAATTTCAGGCAGATACTTTTTCGATTAATACATCCTCTGGAACCATTTATAAAGCTAAACAAGTTTTAGGTGCACATGGTAAACGTTCAACTTTGGATCAAAAGATGGAGAGAAATTTCATGAGCTATAAATCACCATTTTTGGCTGTAAAAGCGCATTACGTTGGGGATTTCCCAGATGACTTGGTTGCATTGCATAATTTTAATGGTGGCTACTGCGGCGTTTCGAAAGTGGAAGATGATAAAATTAACATTTGTTATTTAGCTGGTTACGAAACCTTTAAAAAACATAAAAATATCGATGAGTATCAAAAAGCGGTACTCTATAAAAACAAGCATTTAGAACATATTTTTGAAAGCTGTGACATGATTTTTGAGCAACCGCTAACCATTAGTCAATTATTTTTCGGACAAAAAACAGCTGTTGAAAATCACGTGTTAATGATTGGAGATACCGCTGGACTAATACATCCACTTTGTGGAAATGGAATGGCGATGGCGATTCATAGTGCAAAAAAAGCATCAGAAATTTTAGTAGATTACTTCATAGGAAATATTGCTTCTCAACAACAATTAGAGAAAAAATATACAGCTGTTTGGAATAAACAATTTAAGTCTCGACTAAAAATGGGCGAAGTTTTAGCCGCAATATTGCAACGAGAAAAGCTAACTAACCTACTATTAAATGGCCTTGTTAAAATGCCCTCCTTATTAAATCAAATTATTAAAAGAACGCATGGTAAACAAATTGCTGCGCAAATATTAAATGAAAATAGACACCGAATATAG
- a CDS encoding beta-ketoacyl-[acyl-carrier-protein] synthase family protein yields MKNRVVITGLGVVAPNGVTINEFNYAIQNGVSGIRHQPDLEALGFSCQIAGKPELSKERIEEYFTPLEIRNLDSTGIVYGVIAAMDAWKDAGLAIQDNDTPDWDSGTIFGTGTSGIDKFRWAINKIDELQIRKLGSTVVSQTMASAVSAFISGKIGLGNQVTTNSSACATGTESIILAYERIKSGQAKRMLAGSTSDSGPYIWGGFDAMKVCTFKHNDDPQKGSRPMSATASGFVPGSGAGAMVLESLESALARNAKIYAEVLGGHVNSGGQRGLGTMTAPNPIAVQRCITKAVADSGIKAENIEVVNGHITATIKDALEIENWKIALNRTAENFPYINSLKGMIGHCISAAGSIETVASVLQLHEGFIFPNINCEDVNPEITELINEDKIPQAMIKKQFSILAKASFGFGDVNACLILKKYE; encoded by the coding sequence ATGAAAAATCGGGTCGTAATTACAGGTTTAGGTGTAGTTGCTCCAAATGGAGTTACCATCAACGAATTTAATTATGCCATACAAAATGGTGTTTCAGGAATTCGCCACCAGCCAGATTTGGAAGCGCTTGGCTTTTCATGCCAAATTGCAGGTAAACCCGAATTATCAAAGGAAAGAATTGAAGAATATTTTACACCGCTGGAAATCAGAAACCTCGATAGCACAGGCATTGTTTATGGCGTTATTGCCGCAATGGACGCCTGGAAAGATGCAGGTTTAGCAATTCAGGACAACGATACACCAGATTGGGACAGTGGTACAATTTTCGGAACCGGAACTTCTGGAATTGATAAATTTAGATGGGCCATTAATAAAATTGATGAACTTCAAATTCGGAAACTCGGCAGTACGGTGGTTTCGCAAACGATGGCTAGTGCAGTTAGCGCTTTTATAAGTGGAAAAATTGGTTTAGGAAACCAAGTAACCACCAATTCCTCTGCCTGTGCAACCGGAACAGAAAGTATTATTCTTGCTTACGAAAGGATAAAATCCGGACAAGCAAAAAGAATGTTAGCCGGAAGTACTAGCGATAGCGGACCTTATATTTGGGGAGGTTTTGATGCCATGAAAGTTTGCACTTTTAAACATAATGATGATCCACAAAAGGGTAGTCGCCCAATGAGTGCAACCGCGAGTGGTTTTGTGCCTGGAAGCGGTGCTGGTGCAATGGTTTTAGAATCTTTGGAAAGTGCTTTAGCAAGAAATGCGAAAATTTATGCCGAAGTTTTAGGTGGCCATGTAAATTCTGGCGGACAAAGAGGTTTAGGAACGATGACAGCTCCAAATCCTATTGCAGTTCAACGTTGCATTACAAAAGCCGTTGCCGATTCAGGTATCAAAGCTGAAAATATTGAAGTTGTAAATGGCCATATTACAGCAACGATTAAAGATGCATTGGAAATTGAAAATTGGAAAATCGCTTTAAATAGAACTGCTGAAAACTTTCCTTATATCAATTCGCTTAAAGGAATGATTGGCCATTGTATCAGCGCTGCGGGGAGTATTGAAACGGTCGCATCTGTTTTACAACTGCATGAAGGGTTTATTTTTCCAAATATAAACTGTGAAGACGTTAATCCAGAAATTACCGAATTGATCAATGAAGATAAAATTCCGCAAGCCATGATCAAAAAACAATTTTCTATTTTAGCTAAAGCGAGTTTTGGTTTCGGCGATGTAAATGCTTGTTTAATTCTGAAAAAATATGAATAA
- a CDS encoding phosphopantetheine-binding protein, with translation MNKDEIINSLKEIVLLYTEDKAAVETMHEDTDFLKDLKVNSANLVDIVLDIEEKFNIEIDNDSMAKMLTVKNTIEIIEQKLAENAGK, from the coding sequence ATGAATAAAGATGAAATAATAAATAGTTTAAAAGAGATCGTTTTGCTTTATACTGAAGATAAAGCAGCAGTAGAAACGATGCATGAAGATACCGATTTTTTAAAAGATTTGAAGGTAAATTCTGCTAATTTAGTTGATATCGTTCTGGACATTGAAGAAAAATTCAACATTGAAATTGATAACGACTCGATGGCAAAGATGTTAACTGTTAAAAATACCATTGAAATAATTGAGCAAAAACTTGCAGAAAATGCTGGGAAATGA
- a CDS encoding methyltransferase domain-containing protein: protein MKIDTEYRSTAPELMDDFHMEGEILKDALDKIANINQLLGGNKVTLDGVKILISKEPKTALTRIIDVGCGNGAMLRMLADYAKSKHLNFELKGIDANQFTIDHAKSLSRKYANISYECKDVFDHLNEPEKCEIILCTLTLHHFKNDEIINLLQNFKLAANVGIVINDLQRSALAYRLFTALSFVFRLNDMSREDGLVSILRGFKKEDLRNYEQKLAIKTSFIKWKWAFRYLWIIKTK from the coding sequence ATGAAAATAGACACCGAATATAGAAGTACTGCTCCTGAATTAATGGATGATTTCCATATGGAGGGAGAAATTTTAAAGGATGCTTTAGATAAAATAGCCAACATAAACCAGCTCCTCGGTGGCAATAAAGTAACCTTAGATGGCGTAAAAATACTCATTTCCAAAGAACCTAAAACTGCTCTAACCCGAATTATTGATGTTGGTTGCGGCAATGGAGCAATGCTGAGAATGTTAGCAGATTATGCTAAATCGAAACATTTAAATTTTGAGTTAAAAGGAATTGATGCCAACCAATTTACAATTGATCATGCCAAAAGTTTATCCAGAAAATATGCAAACATAAGCTATGAATGCAAAGATGTTTTCGATCATTTAAATGAGCCAGAAAAATGCGAAATTATACTTTGCACCTTAACATTACATCATTTCAAAAACGATGAGATAATCAATCTTTTGCAAAACTTTAAGCTGGCAGCAAACGTTGGTATTGTGATCAACGATTTACAGAGAAGCGCATTGGCTTATCGCTTATTTACTGCTTTAAGCTTTGTGTTTAGGCTAAATGATATGTCGCGAGAAGATGGATTAGTTTCAATTTTACGCGGTTTTAAAAAAGAAGACTTACGCAATTACGAACAAAAACTAGCTATTAAAACCAGTTTTATTAAATGGAAATGGGCTTTCCGATACCTTTGGATTATTAAAACAAAATGA